Proteins from a genomic interval of Spiroplasma diminutum CUAS-1:
- a CDS encoding M50 family metallopeptidase has translation MSEVSTGMVVLAFIIGIIVMLLLITIHEVGHLIVAKMSKAYVYEFSIGFGPRIFVFKGKETWVSIRAFPLGGYCSIASDKADAPKDREDVVVPDERKLDYIARWKKMFFILAGPAMNLFVALLLFTSIFAAIGEKRNDMSYFGSIYDQNKVAALAIKNEEEKAGINLNYVGQDYVIWGWTMKSNDDVLFDNICSENSEQDKCDDKINDLLNNKAVDYKKTVYNFINNLPLAKDKENVKISFAYKKVDKYSGVALQEYQEAKITEFMTLDGSVGIAAPSRIYKTTGQAYGAGWGETFKASFSILEAIGGIFTGKFSNLVGPVGVAKQTATLLQSPEQFFLYVATISANLFILNLIFIPPLDGYRLLENFIEMIIRKELPTKYKIIVNSAGAILFLLLFVIITIKDFIM, from the coding sequence ATGAGTGAAGTTAGTACAGGAATGGTTGTATTAGCATTTATTATTGGAATAATTGTTATGTTACTTTTAATAACTATTCATGAAGTTGGACATTTAATTGTTGCAAAAATGTCCAAAGCATATGTTTATGAATTTTCAATTGGTTTTGGGCCAAGAATTTTTGTATTCAAAGGAAAAGAAACATGAGTTTCTATTAGAGCATTTCCATTAGGGGGGTATTGTTCAATTGCATCAGATAAAGCAGATGCACCAAAAGATAGAGAAGATGTAGTAGTTCCTGATGAGAGAAAATTAGATTACATTGCAAGATGAAAAAAGATGTTTTTTATATTAGCAGGACCTGCTATGAATTTATTTGTAGCTTTACTTTTATTTACATCAATTTTTGCAGCAATTGGAGAAAAAAGAAATGATATGAGTTATTTTGGTTCAATCTATGATCAAAATAAAGTTGCTGCTTTGGCTATTAAAAATGAAGAAGAAAAAGCTGGAATTAATTTAAATTATGTTGGTCAAGACTATGTAATTTGAGGTTGAACAATGAAATCAAATGATGATGTTTTATTTGATAACATATGTAGTGAAAATTCTGAACAAGATAAATGTGATGATAAAATAAATGATTTATTAAACAATAAAGCAGTTGACTATAAGAAAACTGTTTATAATTTTATAAACAATTTACCTTTGGCAAAAGATAAAGAAAATGTAAAAATAAGTTTTGCATATAAAAAGGTCGATAAATATAGTGGAGTTGCTTTACAAGAATATCAAGAAGCAAAAATCACAGAGTTTATGACACTTGATGGTTCTGTTGGGATTGCAGCTCCAAGTCGAATTTATAAAACTACAGGACAAGCATATGGAGCTGGATGAGGTGAAACTTTTAAAGCATCATTTTCAATATTAGAAGCAATTGGTGGAATTTTTACAGGTAAATTTTCAAATTTAGTAGGACCTGTGGGAGTTGCAAAACAAACTGCAACATTGCTTCAAAGTCCTGAACAATTTTTCTTATATGTTGCCACAATAAGTGCCAATTTATTTATATTAAATTTAATCTTCATACCTCCATTAGATGGTTATAGATTACTTGAAAATTTTATAGAAATGATAATAAGAAAAGAATTACCAACA
- the dxr gene encoding 1-deoxy-D-xylulose-5-phosphate reductoisomerase, whose amino-acid sequence MIKNIILFGASGNIGQQCIELLKENKDKFNLIALSVGKNDSQVESFLHSFPTLKKIYSTKKLSELEIKYPNIEFYNEDILKLFSNKDEIVINALSGFFGLQVTLKSIENNLILLNSNKESFVTAGNLINEMLKKSETKIYPIDSEHCAIFQCLENENKVNTLFITASGGSFRNLTLQETANVSLKDALKHPNWDMGKKITIDSSTMFNKAFEILEAYHLFKIKNIVTLLHPQSIIHSMVEFEDGSIKAQLSVPDMKQVINYFLHYPKRISYDRQKNLQFNDLINLELKEIDQNRFKPIKFALKCIELKNSKSIALNAANEICVEYFLNEKIQFHQITEIVEIIFEECENIELTTYQQILDYDAAIRKKTISRIGE is encoded by the coding sequence ATGATAAAAAATATTATACTATTTGGAGCATCAGGAAATATTGGACAACAATGTATAGAATTGTTGAAAGAAAATAAAGATAAATTTAATTTAATAGCACTTAGCGTAGGTAAAAATGATTCACAAGTTGAATCTTTTTTACATTCATTTCCAACTTTAAAAAAAATTTATTCAACAAAAAAACTAAGTGAATTAGAAATAAAATACCCAAATATTGAATTTTATAATGAAGATATTTTAAAATTATTTTCAAATAAAGATGAAATTGTCATTAATGCTCTAAGTGGTTTTTTTGGTTTACAAGTAACATTAAAATCAATTGAAAATAATTTAATTTTATTAAATTCAAATAAGGAATCATTTGTTACTGCTGGAAATTTGATTAATGAGATGCTTAAAAAAAGTGAAACAAAAATATATCCAATTGATTCAGAGCATTGTGCAATTTTTCAATGTTTAGAAAATGAAAATAAAGTAAATACTTTATTTATTACTGCATCGGGGGGTAGTTTTAGAAATTTAACATTACAAGAAACTGCAAATGTATCATTAAAAGATGCACTAAAACATCCGAATTGAGATATGGGAAAAAAGATAACTATTGATAGTTCTACAATGTTTAATAAGGCTTTTGAAATTTTAGAAGCATATCATTTATTTAAAATTAAAAATATTGTAACTTTATTACACCCTCAATCAATAATTCATTCTATGGTTGAATTTGAAGATGGATCAATTAAAGCACAATTGTCTGTACCTGATATGAAACAAGTAATAAATTACTTTTTACATTATCCAAAAAGAATTTCATATGATAGACAAAAAAATTTACAATTTAATGATTTAATAAATTTGGAATTAAAAGAAATTGATCAAAACAGATTTAAACCTATAAAATTTGCTTTGAAATGTATTGAATTGAAAAATTCAAAATCAATTGCTTTAAATGCAGCAAATGAAATTTGTGTTGAATACTTTTTGAATGAAAAAATACAATTTCATCAAATAACAGAAATTGTTGAAATAATATTTGAAGAGTGTGAAAATATTGAATTAACAACTTATCAGCAAATACTTGATTATGATGCTGCAATAAGAAAAAAAACAATATCAAGAATAGGGGAATAA
- a CDS encoding phosphatidate cytidylyltransferase, translated as MKINDKDFEITDTVEIDPITDDKIGNNRFKLDSVKRNLRTRVFSTLVLLVLLLGFVVSGAVYTSLKTYIETPSEAASYTSIILTIGLLGICNFEMNKTMGFKQWYYQVLLITLSIILFIFPSSEILYDFSFYKAMNLTGATSWFGAWQFPVLLTIYLFITMIIGFADKRINQKNALINVVMTIIIILALKAFSVTSLALSSSNGERDRAMFSFNTIVWIWLMIILSDSFQYLGGMRFGKTKLSPNISPKKTWEGALIGMGVASGTGIVFAMIFQFVTPLKEFQPLREIMQGLGSTSVILEVIMYILLSLVFPIIGLFGDLLFSWVKRQVKIKDYSNLIPGHGGALDRLDSIIFSLFILFIFISCAALI; from the coding sequence ATGAAAATTAATGATAAAGATTTTGAAATAACAGATACTGTTGAAATTGATCCAATTACAGATGATAAAATCGGTAATAATAGATTCAAATTAGACTCTGTAAAAAGAAATCTAAGAACAAGAGTATTTTCAACTTTAGTTCTTCTTGTTTTACTTTTAGGTTTTGTTGTTTCTGGAGCTGTTTATACTTCATTAAAAACATATATAGAAACACCATCAGAAGCTGCGTCTTATACTTCAATAATATTGACTATTGGTTTATTAGGAATTTGTAATTTTGAAATGAACAAAACAATGGGATTTAAACAATGATATTATCAGGTATTGTTAATTACACTATCAATAATTCTATTTATTTTTCCATCAAGTGAAATTCTATATGATTTTTCATTTTATAAAGCTATGAATTTAACTGGAGCAACTAGTTGATTTGGAGCATGACAATTTCCAGTTTTATTAACTATTTACTTATTTATAACAATGATAATTGGTTTTGCAGATAAAAGAATTAATCAGAAAAATGCTTTAATAAATGTTGTAATGACAATAATCATTATTCTTGCATTAAAAGCATTTTCAGTTACATCATTGGCTTTAAGTTCATCAAATGGTGAAAGAGATAGAGCAATGTTCTCATTTAATACAATAGTTTGAATATGATTAATGATTATCTTAAGTGATTCATTTCAATATCTTGGTGGAATGAGATTTGGAAAAACTAAACTAAGTCCAAATATTAGTCCAAAAAAAACTTGAGAAGGAGCACTAATTGGTATGGGTGTGGCAAGTGGAACTGGAATAGTATTTGCAATGATTTTCCAATTTGTAACACCATTAAAAGAGTTTCAACCTTTAAGAGAAATTATGCAAGGTTTAGGATCTACTTCAGTTATTCTTGAAGTTATTATGTATATATTATTATCTCTTGTTTTCCCAATAATAGGTTTATTTGGAGATTTACTATTTTCATGAGTAAAAAGACAAGTTAAAATAAAAGACTATTCAAACTTAATACCAGGTCATGGGGGAGCATTAGATAGATTAGACTCAATCATATTCTCATTGTTCATTTTATTTATCTTTATATCTTGTGCTGCTTTAATATAA
- the uppS gene encoding polyprenyl diphosphate synthase: MFIKKLEHIAFILDGNGRWAKQRNKTRTYGHKIGMENIYPTILECKKNSIKYVTMFCFSTENWNRPKEEVNYLMQFPREIFSKKEQEKYIKEGIRVIWIGRRNKVPQKTRESIEEIEEKTKDLDQITVQIALDYGSFEEVENSFKIVLNNINSNLLKVNDFTIRNIFENMYTKNCPAVDLLIRTGGEKRLSNFMLLQLAYAELYFIDIYWPDFKEKDLNLAINDYNNRDRRFGGIKDEN; the protein is encoded by the coding sequence ATATTTATTAAAAAGTTAGAACATATTGCTTTTATTCTTGATGGTAATGGAAGATGAGCAAAACAAAGAAATAAAACAAGAACATATGGACATAAAATTGGTATGGAAAATATTTATCCAACAATTTTAGAGTGTAAAAAAAATAGTATTAAGTATGTTACTATGTTTTGTTTTTCAACAGAAAATTGAAATAGACCAAAAGAAGAAGTAAATTATTTAATGCAGTTTCCAAGAGAAATATTTTCAAAAAAAGAACAAGAAAAATATATCAAAGAGGGAATTAGAGTAATTTGAATTGGCAGAAGGAATAAAGTTCCTCAGAAAACTAGAGAATCAATTGAAGAAATTGAAGAAAAAACAAAGGATTTAGACCAGATAACTGTTCAAATAGCTTTGGACTATGGATCATTTGAAGAAGTGGAAAATTCTTTTAAAATCGTATTAAATAATATTAATAGTAATTTATTAAAAGTTAATGACTTTACTATTAGAAATATTTTTGAAAATATGTATACAAAAAATTGTCCCGCAGTTGATTTATTAATAAGAACTGGTGGAGAAAAGAGACTTAGCAATTTCATGTTGTTACAGTTAGCTTATGCAGAACTTTACTTTATAGATATTTATTGACCAGACTTTAAAGAAAAAGATTTAAACTTAGCAATAAATGACTATAATAATAGAGATAGAAGATTTGGAGGAATAAAAGATGAAAATTAA
- a CDS encoding aminopeptidase P family protein — MKKELLNKILNETGADAILLNSPQNRYWFSRFQSSLGYILYTQKKSYLFVDGRYITAARNSKLLTNIDEILEFGNLYELINNEIANNNIKKVVFESDWVFVKDSKIFEEKLNSEMIAYNFDAIRMVKDQWEIEQIKKACDITHKVFLEVLDFVKPGMSEKELARFVSDSFLKNGAEKLSFDTIVASGENGSMPHAVPTDKKIELGEFVTLDMGCYYNGYCSDQTRTFAVGNTDNEKLKEIYEIVYKSQQLGIESIKPGIKGNEIHKICYDYIDSKGYGKYFTHGTGHGLGIEIHEEPYNSVAGNKTLQEGMCVTVEPGIYIPTIGGVRIEDDILVTKDGYQYLTTPLRELQVTK; from the coding sequence ATGAAAAAAGAATTATTAAATAAGATTTTAAATGAAACAGGTGCTGATGCAATTTTGTTAAATTCACCACAAAATAGATATTGATTTTCAAGATTTCAATCATCATTGGGATACATTTTATATACTCAAAAAAAATCATATTTATTTGTTGATGGAAGATATATTACAGCTGCAAGAAATTCAAAATTATTAACAAATATTGATGAAATTTTGGAGTTTGGAAATTTATATGAATTAATAAATAATGAAATAGCAAACAATAATATTAAAAAAGTAGTATTTGAAAGTGATTGAGTTTTTGTAAAAGATTCAAAAATATTTGAAGAAAAATTAAATTCAGAAATGATTGCTTACAATTTTGATGCAATTAGAATGGTAAAAGATCAATGAGAAATTGAACAAATTAAAAAGGCATGTGATATTACTCATAAAGTTTTTTTAGAAGTTTTAGATTTTGTTAAACCAGGAATGAGCGAAAAAGAACTTGCTAGATTTGTGAGTGATTCATTCTTGAAAAATGGGGCTGAAAAATTAAGTTTTGACACAATTGTTGCAAGTGGAGAAAACGGAAGTATGCCTCATGCTGTACCAACAGATAAAAAAATTGAACTTGGAGAATTCGTAACTTTAGATATGGGATGCTATTACAATGGATATTGTTCTGATCAGACAAGAACTTTTGCAGTTGGCAATACTGACAATGAAAAACTAAAAGAAATATATGAAATTGTATATAAATCACAACAATTAGGTATTGAAAGTATTAAACCTGGAATTAAAGGAAATGAAATTCATAAAATTTGTTATGACTATATTGACAGTAAAGGTTATGGTAAATACTTTACTCATGGAACAGGTCATGGTTTGGGAATTGAAATCCATGAAGAACCATATAATTCTGTTGCAGGAAACAAAACATTACAAGAAGGAATGTGTGTTACTGTAGAACCAGGAATTTATATTCCAACAATTGGGGGAGTTAGAATTGAAGATGATATCTTAGTTACAAAAGATGGTTATCAATATTTAACAACACCATTAAGAGAGTTACAAGTAACTAAATAA
- the rpmG gene encoding 50S ribosomal protein L33, which yields MREGVILRCTTCKEENYIAKNDKRKEKIEVKKHCFKCNSHQVHKQKK from the coding sequence ATGCGTGAAGGAGTTATTCTACGTTGCACAACTTGTAAAGAAGAAAATTACATAGCAAAAAATGACAAGAGAAAAGAAAAAATCGAAGTTAAAAAACACTGCTTTAAATGTAATTCTCACCAAGTTCACAAACAAAAAAAATAA
- a CDS encoding ArsR/SmtB family transcription factor, whose protein sequence is MKENYTKFAEIFKVLGDPTRLQIINMICDCGCNKCAQNILDNLNITQPTLSYHMKLLEKVGLINSIKDKNSKIYKVNREMVNSLKSFVSDLQVEKNLMTCSNCNNKK, encoded by the coding sequence ATGAAAGAAAATTATACAAAATTTGCTGAAATATTTAAGGTTTTAGGCGATCCAACAAGATTACAAATAATAAATATGATATGTGATTGTGGTTGTAATAAATGCGCTCAAAATATTTTGGATAATTTGAATATTACACAACCAACTTTAAGTTATCATATGAAATTACTTGAAAAGGTGGGTTTAATTAATTCAATAAAAGATAAAAATTCAAAAATATATAAAGTGAATAGAGAAATGGTAAATAGTTTAAAATCTTTTGTATCTGATTTACAAGTGGAGAAAAATTTAATGACCTGTTCAAACTGTAATAATAAAAAATAG
- a CDS encoding lipoprotein: MRKLLSVISATALVGTSTLTVVSCSSNKYFKEFKKWIDNKESFLLYIGADDCTHCIDFENAKKDNSDKFNEKLMQITTGYNQTIANNENEYPETMTAFGEKLNNEVDFREFKTEELANNFKEKWSKNIISWMVDQVTPIYKDKTYGNTGTNDTVATRLSKKAVEAYFDSSDNKGTPMFILIRNGKLVSWNVGYSKSSEVGHSGVDIEKLFDPIIEDMKYKEIEEKMVTKINNSGSSTGGGEGETSEDTLSFNYALNDQDLINNYYLNK; encoded by the coding sequence GTGAGAAAATTACTTAGCGTAATTTCAGCCACAGCACTAGTTGGAACATCAACTTTAACTGTTGTTTCATGTAGTTCTAATAAATATTTTAAAGAATTTAAAAAATGAATTGATAATAAAGAATCATTTTTATTATATATTGGAGCAGATGACTGCACACATTGTATAGATTTTGAAAATGCAAAAAAAGATAATTCTGATAAATTTAATGAAAAATTAATGCAAATAACAACTGGTTATAATCAAACAATAGCAAATAATGAAAATGAATATCCAGAAACAATGACAGCTTTTGGTGAGAAGTTAAATAATGAAGTTGATTTTAGAGAATTTAAAACAGAAGAATTAGCAAATAATTTTAAAGAAAAATGAAGTAAAAATATAATCTCATGAATGGTTGATCAAGTAACGCCAATTTATAAAGATAAAACTTATGGAAATACTGGTACAAATGATACAGTTGCAACAAGATTATCAAAAAAAGCTGTTGAAGCATACTTTGATAGTTCTGATAATAAAGGAACTCCAATGTTTATTCTTATAAGAAATGGTAAATTAGTTTCTTGAAACGTTGGTTATTCAAAAAGTTCAGAAGTTGGTCATAGTGGAGTTGATATTGAGAAACTATTTGATCCAATTATTGAAGATATGAAATATAAAGAAATTGAAGAAAAAATGGTAACTAAAATTAACAATAGTGGCTCTTCTACTGGTGGAGGCGAAGGTGAAACTAGTGAGGATACATTAAGCTTTAATTATGCATTGAATGACCAAGATTTAATTAATAATTATTATTTAAATAAATAA
- a CDS encoding thymidine phosphorylase — MNFANIIDKKKNNKELTAEEIYWTVNSFVNNSLKDYQMSAFNMAVWFNGMTPTEIASFTQAMIDSGITYNLDGVDGLKADKHSTGGVGDKTSLIFSPLVAKFGIKVAKLSGRGLGQTGGTIDKLESCPGWTGEISETRFKEILNTVGISIMSQSSEIVPADKKLYALRDVTGTVDSIPLIASSIMSKKLVIPADSIILDVKMGSGAFMKDLDNAIALSKSMITIGKEHKRNVSVMITNMDKPLGRAIGNAIEVKEAWDTLNGNGPEDLIELCVTAAGLTLVQNNVFKDLETAKVELNKVLQDKSAAHLLKDFIEAQNGDFNVILDYENNFKTKYTIQILAQNDGYLSFASADQLGYLSMHLGAGRATKEESIDFAAGIYLNKTSNEFVKKGDVIMTLYTNREDIDNFKQKAQELIVLNKELHQEELILKLLTNEDV; from the coding sequence ATGAACTTTGCAAATATTATAGACAAGAAAAAAAATAACAAAGAATTGACAGCAGAAGAAATATATTGAACAGTTAATTCTTTTGTAAATAACTCACTAAAAGATTATCAAATGTCAGCTTTTAATATGGCTGTTTGATTTAATGGTATGACACCAACTGAAATAGCTTCTTTTACACAAGCTATGATCGATTCTGGAATAACTTATAATTTAGATGGTGTTGATGGATTAAAAGCAGATAAACATTCAACAGGTGGAGTAGGAGATAAAACAAGTCTTATTTTTTCACCTTTAGTTGCAAAATTTGGAATAAAAGTTGCAAAACTTTCTGGAAGAGGTTTAGGCCAAACTGGAGGTACAATTGATAAATTGGAAAGCTGTCCAGGTTGAACTGGTGAAATTTCAGAAACTAGATTTAAAGAAATTTTAAATACAGTTGGAATATCAATTATGAGTCAATCAAGTGAAATTGTTCCAGCTGATAAAAAACTTTATGCTTTAAGAGATGTTACAGGAACTGTTGATTCAATTCCTTTAATTGCATCAAGTATTATGTCAAAAAAACTTGTAATACCAGCAGATAGCATAATTCTAGATGTTAAAATGGGAAGTGGAGCTTTCATGAAAGATTTAGATAATGCAATTGCATTATCTAAATCAATGATTACTATTGGAAAAGAACATAAAAGAAATGTTAGTGTAATGATTACAAATATGGATAAACCACTTGGAAGAGCAATTGGAAATGCAATAGAAGTTAAAGAAGCATGAGATACATTAAATGGTAATGGACCAGAAGATTTAATAGAATTGTGTGTAACTGCAGCGGGATTAACTTTAGTTCAAAATAATGTCTTTAAAGACTTAGAAACAGCAAAAGTAGAGCTTAATAAAGTTTTACAAGATAAAAGTGCTGCACACTTATTAAAAGACTTTATAGAAGCTCAAAATGGTGATTTTAATGTTATTTTAGACTATGAAAATAACTTTAAAACAAAATATACAATTCAAATTCTAGCTCAAAATGATGGGTATTTAAGTTTTGCAAGTGCAGATCAATTAGGATACCTTTCAATGCATTTAGGTGCAGGGCGAGCAACTAAAGAAGAGAGTATAGATTTTGCAGCAGGAATTTATTTAAATAAAACTTCAAATGAATTTGTAAAAAAAGGTGATGTTATTATGACTTTATATACAAATAGAGAAGATATTGATAATTTCAAACAGAAGGCACAAGAATTAATAGTTTTAAATAAAGAACTTCATCAAGAAGAGTTAATTTTAAAATTATTAACAAATGAAGATGTTTAA
- a CDS encoding lysophospholipid acyltransferase family protein → MEHLELTQEDQKASDNKDKKEMAYVSKWRLFTNAWSIWRVSAKAKKITRKIKQDPNLYSEEWRYNWVKKKIRKVLKIANVQIDVIGIENWLDRGIVLAPNHQSNLDPILMLAINDFNLQQPVAFIAKKELWKTKIFKHFMNLTDNVQIDRNSPRSALSAMKEAKDLISEYKRTVVIFPEGTRSAKQETNEFQPASMKLAQMAYVPIVPVSIIDSYRLFEKRKHGKFVIKVVFGKPLMPEKFISLKTEMLTKNVQKEVDKNIDLYKNWDPKKLGIKPKRIDKKNRTNFY, encoded by the coding sequence ATGGAACATTTAGAATTAACACAAGAAGATCAAAAGGCAAGTGATAATAAAGACAAGAAGGAAATGGCTTATGTAAGTAAATGAAGATTATTTACTAATGCATGAAGTATTTGGAGAGTTAGTGCAAAAGCAAAGAAAATAACTAGAAAAATTAAGCAAGATCCAAACCTTTATTCTGAAGAATGAAGATATAACTGAGTTAAAAAGAAAATTAGAAAAGTATTAAAAATTGCAAATGTGCAAATAGATGTAATTGGTATTGAAAATTGATTAGATAGAGGTATTGTTTTAGCACCAAATCACCAATCAAATTTAGATCCAATTTTAATGCTTGCAATTAATGATTTTAATTTACAACAACCAGTTGCTTTTATTGCAAAAAAAGAACTTTGAAAGACTAAAATATTTAAGCATTTTATGAATTTAACAGATAATGTTCAAATAGATAGAAATAGTCCAAGAAGTGCTTTAAGTGCTATGAAAGAAGCAAAGGATTTAATTTCAGAATATAAGAGAACAGTTGTAATCTTTCCTGAAGGTACTCGTAGTGCCAAACAAGAAACAAATGAATTTCAACCTGCAAGTATGAAATTAGCACAAATGGCATATGTTCCAATTGTTCCAGTTTCAATAATTGATTCATATAGATTATTTGAAAAAAGAAAACATGGTAAATTTGTTATTAAAGTAGTTTTTGGAAAACCTTTAATGCCAGAGAAATTTATTTCACTTAAAACTGAAATGTTAACAAAAAATGTTCAAAAAGAAGTAGACAAAAATATCGATCTTTATAAAAACTGAGATCCAAAAAAACTTGGAATTAAGCCAAAAAGAATTGATAAAAAAAATAGAACTAACTTTTATTAA
- a CDS encoding dihydrofolate reductase, whose product MISFLWAQTESGIIGKDNQLPWNIKEEMQHFINYTKGKTVLMGRNTWESLSVKPLPNRKNILITSRKLEKSYNNLEISKNLKEILEKYKSTNEELVVIGGSQIYSTAFDYADKLVISVIKEEYQGDKYAPKWDKNDFNLTKEENYKEFTVYYYERY is encoded by the coding sequence ATGATTTCTTTTCTTTGAGCACAAACAGAAAGTGGAATAATTGGAAAAGATAATCAATTACCTTGAAATATTAAAGAAGAAATGCAACATTTTATTAATTATACAAAAGGAAAAACTGTCTTAATGGGAAGAAACACATGAGAGTCACTTTCTGTTAAACCGTTGCCAAATAGAAAAAATATATTAATTACTTCAAGAAAATTAGAAAAGAGTTATAATAATCTTGAAATATCTAAAAATTTGAAAGAAATTTTAGAAAAGTATAAATCTACTAATGAAGAACTAGTTGTAATAGGCGGTTCTCAAATATATTCAACTGCTTTTGACTATGCAGATAAACTTGTCATCAGTGTCATTAAAGAAGAATATCAAGGAGATAAATATGCTCCCAAGTGAGATAAAAACGATTTTAATCTTACAAAAGAAGAAAATTACAAAGAATTTACAGTTTACTATTATGAAAGGTATTAA
- a CDS encoding thymidylate synthase — protein MKQYLELVKDVLKNDEKREDRTNTGTISKFGTQSRYDLREGFPLLTTKKVFFKGVVHEILWFISGDTNIKYLVDNKVNIWNEWPYETFKKSNEFNNETLEEYIEKIKVDNEFSKKHGELGPVYGKQWRNFNGVDQFKNLINDIKENPFSRRHIISAWNPAEVNQMALPPCHSLFQFYVSSDGFIDLQLYQRSGDIFLGVPFNIASYSLLLELVARECNLKARYFIHTIGDAHIYSNHIEQLQLQLTREPKKLAQLKVNWENKSIFDIKFEDISLEGYESHPAIKGAVAV, from the coding sequence ATGAAGCAATATCTAGAATTAGTAAAAGATGTTTTAAAAAATGATGAAAAACGTGAAGATAGAACTAATACAGGAACTATTTCAAAATTTGGAACTCAATCAAGATATGATTTAAGAGAAGGTTTTCCTTTATTAACTACTAAGAAAGTATTTTTTAAAGGAGTAGTTCATGAAATACTTTGATTTATTAGTGGAGATACAAATATTAAATATTTGGTTGATAATAAAGTAAATATTTGAAATGAGTGACCTTATGAAACATTTAAAAAATCAAATGAATTCAATAATGAGACTTTAGAAGAATATATTGAAAAAATTAAAGTTGATAATGAATTTTCAAAAAAACATGGAGAATTGGGACCAGTTTATGGAAAACAATGAAGGAACTTTAACGGAGTTGACCAATTTAAAAATCTTATAAATGATATTAAAGAAAACCCATTTTCAAGAAGACATATTATTTCTGCTTGAAATCCAGCAGAAGTTAATCAAATGGCTCTTCCTCCATGTCATTCATTATTTCAATTTTATGTATCAAGTGATGGTTTTATTGATCTTCAACTTTATCAAAGAAGTGGAGATATTTTTCTAGGAGTTCCATTTAACATAGCAAGTTATTCATTGTTATTAGAATTAGTTGCAAGAGAATGTAATTTAAAAGCACGATATTTTATACATACAATTGGAGATGCTCATATATACTCAAATCACATTGAACAGTTGCAATTACAATTAACAAGAGAGCCAAAAAAATTGGCACAATTAAAAGTTAATTGAGAAAATAAATCAATTTTTGATATTAAATTTGAAGATATTTCACTTGAAGGTTATGAAAGTCATCCAGCAATTAAAGGAGCAGTTGCTGTTTAA
- a CDS encoding lipoprotein — protein sequence MKKILTLLATTTLIASSSASVIACVDPDEGGNGNGGGEKPDPEVETYSLDEVFLDTEIDEIKTTFDPNGSSGQKSIYLWMQIDLLNKAFKNENSKIKKIGQPQSDIESVLAELAYLYSSGQNENYNKLNNLKEELEKGENIIENFKFNMDIIHADILEANSSNLKSAKKLVSKLQEGTIEITVKKLILKVF from the coding sequence ATGAAAAAAATATTAACATTATTAGCAACAACAACTTTGATTGCTTCTTCATCAGCTTCTGTTATAGCATGTGTTGATCCAGATGAAGGGGGCAATGGAAATGGTGGGGGAGAAAAACCAGATCCTGAAGTAGAAACTTATAGTCTTGATGAAGTATTTTTAGATACTGAAATTGATGAGATAAAAACAACTTTTGATCCAAATGGTTCTAGTGGACAAAAAAGTATATATTTGTGAATGCAAATAGATTTATTAAATAAAGCTTTTAAAAATGAAAATTCAAAAATAAAAAAAATTGGACAACCTCAATCTGATATTGAAAGTGTTTTAGCAGAACTTGCTTACTTATATAGCTCAGGACAAAATGAAAATTATAATAAATTAAATAATTTAAAAGAAGAACTTGAAAAAGGTGAAAATATAATAGAAAATTTTAAATTCAATATGGACATAATTCATGCAGATATTCTTGAGGCAAATAGTTCTAATCTGAAAAGTGCTAAAAAATTAGTTTCTAAATTGCAAGAAGGTACAATTGAAATCACTGTTAAAAAATTAATATTAAAAGTTTTTTAA